Proteins from one Prinia subflava isolate CZ2003 ecotype Zambia chromosome 4, Cam_Psub_1.2, whole genome shotgun sequence genomic window:
- the LOC134550421 gene encoding LOW QUALITY PROTEIN: endonuclease domain-containing 1 protein-like (The sequence of the model RefSeq protein was modified relative to this genomic sequence to represent the inferred CDS: inserted 1 base in 1 codon), whose protein sequence is MLRLLLLQVLASCLWLGHSEVVTSFASCPQFFYGNTTPGNALEPQNQAWICQRYKNQYHFATLYDRKMRIPVYSAYIYSPGPGNRCTSWFVEPQLINATLPKDMDTERSIEKQSRYNITRQQIAQSQAIDQDYKKLQGLDRGHLSPSSHRSGNNSKWATFTLTNIVPQNSTLNKGAWKDYENQTMAQLTQGCTTTYVIVGAVPGNKYISNKRVNVPSHLWSAACCXDQHHQEDLGRRLAENNKNQVQNLTLAQLEARLTTLYRKGKVSLFHSDCPR, encoded by the exons atgctgaggctgctgctgctgcaggtgttgGCCAGCTGCCTCTGGCTGGGACACAGCGAGGTGGTGACATCCTTTGCAAGCTGTCCCCAGTTTTTCTATGGGAATACTACCCCAGGTAATGCTCTGGAGCCACAGAACCAAGCCTGGATCTGCCAGCGCTACAAGAACCAATATCACTTTGCCACCCTGTATGACAGGAAGATGCGTATTCCAGTGTACTCTGCTTACATCTACAGTCCTGGACCTGGCAACAGATGTACGTCATGGTTTGTTGAGCCCCAG CTGATCAACGCAACTCTTCCCAAAGATATGGATACAGAGAGGTCCATCGAAAAGCAATCTCGATACAACATTACTCGACAGCAAATTGCCCAGAGTCAGGCTATCGACCAAGACTACAAGAAACTCCAGGGTTTAGACCGTGGTCACTTGAGCCCCAGTAGCCACCGAAGTGGTAACAACAGCAAGTGGGCTACCTTCACCCTCACCAACATAGTGCCCCAGAACAGCACGCTCAACAAGGGTGCCTGGAAAGACTACGAGAACCAAACGATGGCCCAGCTAACCCAGGGCTGTACAACCACCTATGTCATTGtgggtgctgtgcctgggaacaaGTACATCTCCAATAAGAGGGTTAATGTACCCAGCCACCTCTGgtcagctgcctgct cagaCCAACACCATCAGGAAGACTTGGGCCGAAGACTTGCTGAAAACAACAAGAATCAGGTCCAGAACCtcaccctggcacagctggaggccAGGTTGACCACCCTCTATAGGAAGGGAAAGGTCTCTCTGTTCCACAGTGATTGTCCCCGCTAA